The Geothrix sp. genome has a window encoding:
- a CDS encoding (4Fe-4S)-binding protein, which translates to MRRGIVKHYTRDGVTIVWRPGVCIHARRCFHGLPAVFDPSRRPWVDLDAADLEQILDQVSKCPSGALSIKRNEVGPPPVGVRAELVPDGPLVLRGELTLALPDGGEQACVGTTAFCRCGASGRKPFCDGSHRQVAFKG; encoded by the coding sequence ATGCGGCGTGGGATCGTCAAGCACTACACCCGTGACGGCGTCACCATCGTCTGGCGACCTGGTGTCTGCATTCACGCCCGCCGCTGCTTCCACGGCCTCCCCGCCGTGTTCGATCCGTCTCGCCGCCCCTGGGTGGACTTGGATGCGGCTGACCTGGAGCAGATCCTCGATCAAGTTTCGAAATGCCCCTCCGGCGCGCTCAGCATCAAGCGGAACGAGGTTGGGCCGCCCCCGGTCGGTGTCCGGGCCGAGCTGGTGCCGGATGGTCCCCTGGTCCTCCGCGGAGAACTGACCCTGGCGCTGCCGGATGGCGGTGAGCAGGCCTGCGTGGGGACCACGGCTTTCTGCCGCTGCGGAGCCTCCGGGCGGAAGCCCTTCTGCGATGGATCGCACCGGCAGGTGGCCTTCAAGGGTTAG
- a CDS encoding YceI family protein, with protein MKRLVLAVLSVVAFPILAQTSTWTIDPNHTRPSFAVRHLLISTVRGDFGHTEGQIKIDEKDITRSSVEVTIDVTSIDTRVAARNKHLLSPDFFDAAKFPSMTFKSTKVSHAGPGKLKVTGDLTMKGVTQSVVLNVVGPTKAVTDPWGGTRRGLAATLTVSRKAFGIAFDPVGISDEVMIIIDTEFTKVQPTTAK; from the coding sequence ATGAAACGACTTGTCCTGGCCGTTCTGTCCGTTGTCGCCTTCCCGATCTTGGCCCAAACAAGCACCTGGACCATTGACCCCAACCACACGCGGCCGTCCTTCGCGGTGCGGCACCTCTTGATCAGCACCGTCCGCGGCGATTTCGGGCATACGGAGGGTCAGATCAAGATCGATGAAAAGGACATCACCCGATCAAGTGTCGAGGTCACGATCGATGTCACTTCCATCGACACCCGGGTGGCGGCACGCAACAAACACCTGCTCAGCCCGGACTTCTTCGACGCGGCCAAGTTCCCGAGCATGACATTCAAGTCGACCAAGGTTAGCCACGCGGGCCCGGGCAAGCTGAAGGTCACCGGCGACCTGACCATGAAGGGCGTGACTCAGTCCGTGGTGCTAAATGTGGTGGGACCGACCAAGGCGGTCACGGACCCCTGGGGCGGTACTCGTCGAGGCTTGGCTGCCACCCTCACGGTAAGCCGCAAAGCATTCGGCATTGCCTTCGACCCCGTCGGCATCAGTGATGAAGTGATGATCATCATCGACACGGAGTTCACGAAGGTCCAGCCGACTACGGCCAAGTAG